The following proteins are encoded in a genomic region of Magnolia sinica isolate HGM2019 chromosome 1, MsV1, whole genome shotgun sequence:
- the LOC131257026 gene encoding extracellular ribonuclease LE-like, which yields MGGKKHPSNSSITEEMDTRIASASFLLSILFFSGAIVSADFDFFYYVLMWPGAYCKKEGCCLPTTGKPELDFFIEGMYPAKNSGEFVSKCDITTKFYVNEVADMISGMYAYWPNITCPSNNGLSSWKNLWEPYGNCMGLTEKEYFGGALQLRSTVNLLSNLGRADMVPNDNDYDSSLIYAAINDAVGGKTAMRCVETSWWWFWSKSQLSEVWFCVDKSGSTIINCPTYPKFTCGDKVTFGKFTYDMMKDTSESFNPIQMPTSLSE from the exons ATGGGAGGGAAGAAGCATCCTTCCAATTCAAGCATCACTGAAGAAATGGATACTCGCATTGCATCAGCTTCTTTCCTTCTGTCTATTCTCTTTTTCTCTGGTGCCATTGTCTCTGCAGACTTCGATTTCTTCTACTACGTTCTCATG TGGCCAGGAGCATATTGTAAAAAAGAAGGATGCTGCCTTCCCACAACAGGTAAACCAGAGCTAGACTTTTTCATTGAAGGCATGTATCCGGCTAAAAATTCAGGAGAGTTCGTCTCAAAATGCGATATCACTACTAAATTCTACGTTAATGAG GTTGCAGACATGATCAGTGGCATGTATGCTTATTGGCCGAACATCACGTGTCCAAGCAACAACGGTCTGTCCAGTTGGAAAAATCTATGGGAACCGTACGGTAATTGTATGGGGCTGACCGAAAAGGAGTACTTTGGTGGGGCCTTGCAGCTGCGATCTACGGTCAATTTGCTCTCCAATCTGGGAAGGGCAG ACATGGTGCCAAACGACAACGACTACGACTCAAGCTTGATCTATGCCGCCATTAATGATGCAGTTGGAGGGAAAACGGCCATGCGTTGCGTAGAAACCTCGTGGTGGTGGTTTTGGAGCAAATCTCAGCTATCTGAGGTCTGGTTCTGTGTAGACAAGAGTGGTAGCACAATCATCAATTGTCCCACCTATCCTAAGTTTACGTGTGGGGACAAAGTCACGTTCGGTAAATTCACCTACGACATGATGAAGGACACGTCCGAATCTTTCAACCCCATCCAAATGCCTACATCCCTCTCCGAATAA